The sequence GTCGAGCGTCTCGACATCGGTGGCGATTCGGGCGATGCCAGGATTGCGGTTACTCGCACAGGCGTACAGCTCCGTGTCGGCGAGCGCTCGGGCGATGGCGTGTTCGCGACCGCCACCGCCGACGAGCAGGACGGAGTCGCTCATGGTCGACGGAGACGGACCACGGACGTGTAAAGGTTGTCTTCGAGGGTGGGTATTATATACACGAATGTGGCCAGTCCGGCGTGAGGTGGGACAGGTTGGGATGGGGTAGGGGTGGAGCGGGGTGAGGGAGAGTGGGGTGGGTGGAGTGAGAGGGAGGAGAGTGGGTAAAGAGGGCTGAAGTGAGGTGAGGGAGAGTGGGGTAGGGTGAAGTGGTGTTGGGTACGGTCGAAAGGCTCCCCCCCCCAGGACGAAGGGCGGACCGCGATCCGATAGTCGTTCAGTAGTCCTCGGGATCCACGTCGGAGAACTGGCTGGCGAGGTGGACGGCAGCCGGGACGGGTTCCGATTCGACGAATCGGGCGATTTCCTCGTCCTCACGCTCCACGACGATGCTCGGGATGTACTCGATACCGTACTCCTCGGTCCCCTTGCCCGTTTTCTCACTGTCGACCTCGATCTGCTCGATCCTTGCCTCGTCGAATCCCGCGGCGTCGAGTGCGGCGGCGAACGGGGGGAGTTCGTCGCGAGTGTCTGGACACCAGTCGGCGCCCCATACCGTGATAACCGCGTCGTCGAGGGCGGCGAAGGCGTCGACGACGTCCTGGTGAGCGTCGGCGTCCCAGTCGGGAGTCGGGTGCATCGAATCCATCGGTTCGGCGGTTAGGCCATCGGAACGCTTAGCTTCCCCGTTTCCGGCAGAGATCCGGGTTCAATCGCCGAATTCCGATTCCGTGACGCGGACCACAACCGTGTCGGAGACGTCACGGAGGTCGTATTCCGGAACCCCATCGACAGTTCGGGCCGCGTACATTGGCTCGACGAGGCGTCCATCGTCCACGCCGTAGATCTTGAGGTAGTCGCCCGACTCCACGGGGGTCGTTTCGCCGTTTCGTATCCGTGTCGCTAGTTCGCGCGAGAGCCACTCCGTCTCGCTGATGGACCGGTCGCGGACGAGTGTTGCTCTGGCGAGTCGCACGAGATACCAGTTCAGATCGTTTAAAAGCGAGACGGCCGCGCCGAGGCTGACGG is a genomic window of Halanaeroarchaeum sulfurireducens containing:
- a CDS encoding DUF5804 family protein, encoding MTRVCIIGTEDGAIRADLLAYETARSALAPYDLAAPFENAIAVDTVSLGAAVSLLNDLNWYLVRLARATLVRDRSISETEWLSRELATRIRNGETTPVESGDYLKIYGVDDGRLVEPMYAARTVDGVPEYDLRDVSDTVVVRVTESEFGD
- a CDS encoding thioredoxin domain-containing protein → MDSMHPTPDWDADAHQDVVDAFAALDDAVITVWGADWCPDTRDELPPFAAALDAAGFDEARIEQIEVDSEKTGKGTEEYGIEYIPSIVVEREDEEIARFVESEPVPAAVHLASQFSDVDPEDY